In Actinomycetota bacterium, one genomic interval encodes:
- a CDS encoding glucosyl-3-phosphoglycerate synthase: MTRKANRILLPFTKSSPSGILIKIASQMIGGPSSKLIALGLVEVPEDLSLSYGAIPARRFRFAIKNFFEMGRSETVEMKTLVGVARVAGPEIIETARREDCNLIFLEWNGRRPKAQDRNLSLIDEVADGYLGDILLVKPGKTDRMDSILLLIRGGIHAKLVLNIANSIAKEHGSKISLLHVASLAFGQAEKDKRDLETYLKKDSALARDVEIISIASEDVTKTTLEFASGYDVVIMGATAEAEKGALIGPISENIARKLENTLIIARSSSSSRTKIFESEKESKEGAKVKPDISTIVDRWFAENTFHVSEFDDIDELLELKVKQKLTISLGLPTLNEAETIGNILSILKGELVEKYPLLDEIAILDSKSIDGTREIAKELGVKIITDDEVLASHGSFPGKGESLWKSLYALNGDIIVWVDSDIKNMNPGFVYGLVGPLLKYNKIKYVKGFYHRPIKEGGKYKEAGGGRVTELVARPIINLFFPELSGMVQPLSGEYAGRRGVLEQVGFYSGYGVEIGLLINILEKFGLQAFGQVDLIKRIHRNQNLAALSKMSFGIIGVVIDHLEREKRVHLLQETNKSMKLIHQDPKNFFLEVKEIADIMRPPMIEVEEYVKKFKKGL, encoded by the coding sequence TTGACTAGAAAAGCAAATAGGATCCTTCTTCCCTTCACCAAATCTAGTCCGAGCGGGATCTTGATAAAGATAGCCTCCCAGATGATAGGGGGTCCGTCCAGCAAATTGATAGCCTTAGGTCTTGTGGAAGTGCCCGAAGACCTCTCCCTAAGTTATGGAGCCATCCCCGCTCGCAGATTCCGGTTTGCGATAAAGAACTTTTTCGAAATGGGCAGAAGCGAGACGGTTGAAATGAAGACCCTGGTCGGAGTGGCTCGCGTGGCCGGTCCGGAGATAATCGAGACGGCCAGAAGAGAGGATTGCAACTTAATATTTCTGGAGTGGAACGGGAGAAGGCCGAAAGCGCAAGACAGGAACCTCTCCTTGATCGATGAGGTTGCCGATGGCTACTTGGGTGACATTCTTCTCGTCAAGCCGGGCAAGACCGACCGGATGGATAGCATACTTCTCCTCATCAGGGGCGGGATTCACGCCAAACTTGTGCTGAACATAGCTAACTCTATCGCCAAAGAGCATGGGTCAAAGATTTCTCTGCTTCACGTGGCAAGCCTGGCCTTTGGCCAGGCCGAAAAGGACAAAAGAGATCTAGAGACCTATCTTAAGAAGGATTCGGCCCTAGCCAGGGATGTGGAGATCATATCAATTGCCTCCGAAGACGTGACTAAAACAACCCTTGAGTTTGCTTCCGGGTATGATGTGGTGATCATGGGGGCCACTGCCGAGGCCGAAAAGGGAGCCCTAATCGGTCCCATTTCGGAAAATATCGCAAGAAAGCTGGAGAATACCCTGATAATTGCCAGATCCTCCTCTTCCTCTAGAACCAAAATCTTCGAATCGGAAAAGGAGTCAAAAGAGGGGGCTAAGGTCAAGCCGGACATCTCCACCATCGTGGATAGATGGTTTGCTGAAAACACCTTTCATGTGAGTGAATTCGACGACATAGATGAACTTCTCGAGCTTAAAGTCAAGCAGAAGTTGACCATCAGCCTCGGTCTTCCCACTTTGAACGAGGCCGAGACGATCGGAAATATTCTCTCAATTCTAAAGGGTGAGCTCGTCGAGAAGTATCCTCTTCTCGACGAGATAGCCATCTTGGACAGCAAATCTATCGACGGGACCAGAGAGATCGCCAAAGAGCTTGGGGTGAAGATAATCACCGATGATGAGGTCCTTGCCTCTCACGGAAGCTTTCCCGGCAAGGGTGAGTCGCTCTGGAAGAGCCTCTATGCTCTAAATGGCGACATAATCGTCTGGGTCGATAGCGACATAAAGAACATGAATCCCGGTTTCGTCTACGGTCTGGTCGGCCCGCTTCTAAAATATAACAAAATCAAGTACGTCAAAGGATTTTATCACCGTCCCATCAAAGAGGGGGGTAAATATAAGGAAGCCGGCGGCGGCCGGGTGACCGAGCTCGTCGCCCGGCCCATAATCAATCTATTCTTTCCCGAGCTCTCCGGGATGGTTCAGCCCCTGTCCGGCGAATACGCTGGCCGCCGGGGGGTCTTGGAGCAGGTCGGCTTCTACTCCGGCTACGGGGTCGAGATAGGTCTTCTGATAAACATCTTAGAGAAGTTCGGCTTGCAGGCTTTCGGTCAAGTCGACCTGATAAAAAGGATCCACCGCAACCAAAACCTTGCCGCTTTGAGCAAGATGTCCTTTGGCATAATCGGGGTGGTTATCGATCATCTTGAACGGGAGAAGAGGGTCCATCTCCTTCAAGAGACCAATAAGTCGATGAAGTTGATACATCAAGATCCCAAGAATTTCTTTCTCGAGGTCAAAGAGATAGCAGACATAATGAGGCCTCCGATGATCGAGGTTGAAGAGTATGTTAAAAAGTTTAAAAAGGGCCTTTGA
- a CDS encoding PQQ-dependent sugar dehydrogenase: MPRASATPFGAVFRKSDGHLYISDNGPHNDDRLAKVKAKGDYGWPYDMRKNSLFVWEFCQAPTALDFSQYGEFPAGYDDELFVALFGAAHAKGRAVKGKKVVKIRQGDDGRSILTYDTFVEYVGEGPASICGLAFGPGGLYFTDLHGDDPNGSGKGSGSVYRVKPRF, encoded by the coding sequence TTGCCAAGGGCTTCCGCAACCCCCTTTGGGGCGGTTTTCCGAAAGAGTGACGGCCACCTCTACATCTCCGATAATGGTCCCCATAATGATGACCGGCTGGCAAAAGTGAAAGCGAAAGGCGACTACGGTTGGCCCTACGATATGCGCAAAAACTCCCTCTTTGTTTGGGAGTTCTGCCAAGCTCCGACCGCCCTCGATTTTTCCCAATATGGTGAGTTTCCGGCCGGATACGACGACGAACTCTTCGTGGCCCTTTTTGGCGCCGCCCATGCAAAGGGGAGAGCGGTCAAAGGGAAGAAGGTTGTCAAGATTCGCCAGGGCGATGATGGTCGCTCCATTTTGACTTACGATACTTTTGTGGAGTATGTTGGAGAGGGACCGGCCAGCATCTGTGGACTCGCCTTCGGGCCGGGCGGGCTATATTTCACCGACCTTCACGGTGACGATCCAAACGGATCCGGCAAGGGAAGCGGCAGCGTATATAGGGTAAAACCCAGATTTTAA
- a CDS encoding PQQ-dependent sugar dehydrogenase yields the protein MYLLYFSIFQDSYHIAIYLLGDIAFIPLEVLLVTLVVNELLSHREKVARLDKLNMVIGASSSDGLKMDSHVAIIDSTPSVKAAHQIQAVTVGPDKKLYVNVGDGMIDPEVAQDESDLRGKILRMELDGSVPPDNPIKGSYVFAKGFRNPLWGGFPKE from the coding sequence TTGTATCTACTCTATTTCTCGATATTTCAGGACTCTTACCATATCGCCATCTATCTTTTGGGCGACATCGCCTTCATTCCCCTGGAAGTTCTCCTCGTCACCTTGGTTGTTAACGAGCTCCTTAGCCACCGCGAAAAGGTGGCCCGGCTCGACAAGCTCAACATGGTCATCGGGGCCTCCTCTTCGGATGGTTTAAAAATGGACTCGCATGTCGCCATAATCGATTCCACCCCATCGGTTAAGGCGGCTCACCAGATCCAGGCCGTTACGGTCGGACCCGACAAAAAACTCTATGTAAATGTGGGCGACGGCATGATAGATCCTGAAGTTGCACAGGATGAGAGCGATCTTCGCGGTAAGATTCTGCGCATGGAGCTTGACGGCTCCGTTCCGCCCGACAATCCGATTAAGGGGAGCTATGTCTTTGCCAAGGGCTTCCGCAACCCCCTTTGGGGCGGTTTTCCGAAAGAGTGA
- a CDS encoding SdpI family protein, producing the protein MTDWFITLIFAFLFLVYAYSLLWNIGIEIDINILMPVAIGLLIFYSSVLIEHAKPNWFIGIRTPWTLSSDEVWEKTHKLGGRLSKVAGLISAFGVLFKDFAFFIVIIPVTLVSIYSIPYSFFEYQKQASKNP; encoded by the coding sequence TTGACGGATTGGTTCATCACCCTGATCTTTGCCTTCCTCTTCTTGGTCTATGCCTACTCGCTCCTCTGGAACATCGGGATCGAAATTGACATAAATATCTTGATGCCCGTCGCCATCGGTCTTCTGATATTTTACTCAAGCGTTCTGATCGAGCACGCCAAACCGAATTGGTTTATCGGCATAAGAACCCCTTGGACTCTGAGTAGCGACGAGGTCTGGGAAAAGACGCATAAGCTTGGAGGAAGGCTATCCAAGGTGGCCGGCCTGATCTCGGCTTTTGGCGTTCTCTTCAAAGATTTTGCCTTCTTCATAGTCATCATCCCGGTCACCCTTGTCTCCATCTACTCAATCCCCTACTCCTTTTTCGAATATCAGAAGCAGGCTTCCAAGAATCCTTAA
- the mqnB gene encoding futalosine hydrolase, translating into MVYMYLMVCPTHLESKTITGSLYGGSSRSSFMISGFGMVESAISLTRRLETDNFDGVILFGTAGAYQGGGANLLDICLAIRESFGDLGLAKGNEILPFDLAELNKKITFSLQNDLLHKVERSMKRLDIPYERGNFVTVNSSSGSKERGASLAKRFDAICENMEGAALARVCQIYHTPLVEIRCVSNMVGVRDRAAWKLEEAAAKISSIVDNLALEALLETD; encoded by the coding sequence ATGGTCTATATGTATCTGATGGTCTGCCCGACCCACTTGGAATCGAAGACGATAACTGGATCCCTTTACGGCGGGAGCTCAAGGTCGAGCTTTATGATCTCAGGCTTTGGTATGGTCGAAAGCGCAATCTCTTTGACAAGAAGGCTCGAAACCGACAATTTCGATGGTGTCATCCTCTTTGGCACTGCCGGAGCCTACCAGGGTGGTGGAGCAAATCTTTTGGACATCTGCCTTGCGATCAGGGAATCATTCGGGGATTTAGGGCTGGCCAAGGGCAATGAGATACTCCCTTTTGACCTGGCAGAATTGAACAAAAAGATCACTTTTAGCCTGCAAAATGATCTCTTGCACAAGGTTGAGAGGAGCATGAAAAGACTTGATATCCCCTATGAGAGAGGAAATTTCGTCACCGTAAATTCGTCTAGCGGCTCCAAAGAGAGAGGGGCGAGCCTTGCTAAAAGATTTGACGCCATCTGTGAAAACATGGAAGGTGCGGCCCTGGCCAGGGTCTGTCAGATTTATCACACCCCCTTAGTCGAGATCAGGTGCGTAAGCAACATGGTCGGGGTGAGAGATAGAGCGGCCTGGAAGCTCGAAGAGGCGGCGGCCAAGATCTCATCCATCGTGGATAACCTAGCCCTGGAGGCCCTCCTTGAAACGGATTAG
- a CDS encoding GNAT family N-acetyltransferase: MAVYATPKENMGFEVILQDGKSLRIRAIAPEDKRKLEEFFYRLSPQTRYFRFHYAKEKITAEELAYFTEVNPPKRVAFVATIGEGEAERIVGVGRWDIIGDGKTAEISFVVEDRLQVRGVGTALIEQLAGAANKFKIKKFVANVLPENTRMLKIFDESGFKLDKNFHEGVYVIEIDLEEQEEFEKRQLIREHMARSAGVKRLLYPRSVAVIGASRDPESVGGAVFRNLLEYPFNGPVFPVNPNASSVAGVLSYPSVTEIPSNIDLAVIVVPAKRVIDVVDECGKKGVAGLVIISAGFGESDGEGKERERLLKEKVLSYGMRVIGPNCLGIFNGDADVQINATFSPIRPPKGRLSIGSQSGALGLALLDYSKDMNLGISKFVSIGNRLDISSNDLIEFFEDDEETDVILLYLESFGNSRRFSQIARRVSRKKPIIAVKSGRSAVGARAASSHTGALAASEVAVEAMFKKSGVIRVSTIENMFNVAEVLVNQPLPKGPRVAVLTNAGGPGVLAADACEGWGLVAPPLSQETQKKLREFLPKEAAVTNPVDMIASAEPASYRKALKVILEDKGIDSVIMIYIPPLVTHPEEVAAEVKAAMEGYKGEKPVIACFMMSRSPSVDLKIDEARYVPSFIFPENAVGALARAYQYAKYKEAEEGKVVKFDDINAEGIRARFLEKMAVSSKEGNWLMPEVAAELLEAYGIPIAKTGVAASEEEAATLAKEIGFPVVMKIRSDTITHKTDVGGIVLNLKNEKEVKEAFKKIREKMKSLGQLDEMMGVIIQPMLADGQEVIVGMSLDPTFGPLIMLGLGGTYVELIKDVAFAIHPLTDIDPKKMLAQLKGSRLLTGWRGSKERDIISFCDIILRFSVMISDFPEIDQAEMNPVMVFDKGRGCAVVDARIYVKSDEVD; this comes from the coding sequence ATGGCGGTCTATGCAACCCCCAAAGAGAACATGGGCTTTGAGGTCATACTTCAGGACGGCAAGAGCCTCCGCATCAGAGCAATTGCACCGGAAGACAAAAGAAAGCTGGAAGAATTCTTCTATCGTTTGAGTCCTCAGACCAGATATTTCCGCTTTCATTACGCCAAAGAAAAGATAACCGCCGAGGAGCTCGCCTATTTTACCGAGGTCAATCCCCCAAAGAGGGTGGCTTTCGTGGCCACCATCGGCGAAGGTGAGGCCGAACGGATAGTTGGAGTCGGCAGGTGGGACATAATAGGCGATGGCAAAACGGCCGAGATTTCCTTCGTGGTCGAAGATAGGCTCCAGGTCCGCGGGGTCGGAACCGCCCTCATCGAGCAGTTGGCAGGGGCCGCAAATAAATTCAAAATCAAGAAGTTCGTCGCAAATGTTCTGCCCGAAAATACCAGGATGCTCAAGATATTCGACGAGAGCGGGTTTAAGCTTGACAAGAACTTCCATGAAGGCGTCTACGTAATAGAGATAGACTTAGAAGAGCAGGAGGAGTTCGAAAAGAGACAGCTAATTAGGGAGCACATGGCAAGGTCGGCCGGGGTTAAAAGGCTCCTCTATCCAAGGAGCGTGGCCGTCATCGGAGCTTCGCGCGATCCGGAAAGCGTCGGGGGAGCCGTCTTTCGCAACCTCTTGGAGTATCCTTTTAACGGCCCGGTCTTTCCGGTCAACCCCAACGCCTCATCAGTTGCCGGCGTCTTATCATATCCCTCTGTCACCGAGATCCCCAGCAACATCGATCTTGCTGTGATAGTCGTTCCGGCCAAACGCGTCATCGATGTGGTAGATGAATGCGGCAAAAAGGGCGTGGCGGGACTGGTCATAATCTCGGCCGGCTTCGGCGAGTCGGATGGTGAGGGCAAAGAGAGGGAGCGCCTCCTCAAAGAGAAGGTCCTCTCCTACGGCATGCGGGTCATTGGGCCGAACTGTTTGGGCATCTTTAACGGTGATGCCGATGTCCAGATAAACGCCACCTTTTCACCGATAAGACCGCCCAAAGGACGTCTTAGTATCGGCTCTCAGAGTGGGGCGCTCGGCCTTGCTCTTCTCGATTATTCCAAGGACATGAACCTTGGCATCTCAAAGTTTGTCAGCATCGGAAACCGCCTCGACATATCCAGCAATGATCTGATCGAGTTCTTCGAGGATGACGAGGAGACCGATGTCATCCTGCTCTATCTGGAGTCATTCGGTAATTCCAGAAGGTTTAGCCAGATCGCAAGGCGCGTCTCGCGCAAAAAACCGATCATCGCGGTTAAATCTGGCCGCTCGGCCGTGGGGGCTAGGGCCGCCTCCTCACATACCGGGGCGCTGGCCGCCTCTGAAGTAGCTGTCGAGGCCATGTTCAAAAAGTCGGGCGTCATCAGGGTGAGCACCATCGAAAACATGTTTAACGTGGCCGAAGTTCTGGTAAATCAACCGCTTCCCAAGGGGCCGCGGGTGGCCGTCTTGACCAACGCGGGCGGGCCGGGGGTTTTGGCCGCCGACGCCTGTGAGGGCTGGGGTCTGGTGGCCCCGCCCTTGAGCCAAGAGACACAAAAGAAACTCAGGGAGTTCTTGCCCAAGGAGGCGGCCGTAACCAATCCGGTCGACATGATCGCCTCGGCCGAGCCCGCTTCATACAGGAAGGCCTTAAAGGTCATCCTTGAAGACAAGGGGATAGATTCCGTCATCATGATCTATATACCCCCGCTTGTGACCCACCCCGAAGAGGTGGCGGCCGAAGTAAAGGCGGCTATGGAGGGGTATAAAGGGGAAAAACCTGTCATCGCCTGCTTCATGATGTCCCGTTCCCCTTCAGTCGATCTCAAGATCGATGAAGCGCGCTACGTACCCTCCTTCATCTTTCCGGAAAATGCGGTCGGGGCCCTGGCCAGAGCATATCAATATGCCAAGTATAAGGAGGCCGAAGAGGGCAAGGTCGTCAAATTCGATGATATCAACGCGGAAGGGATAAGAGCCCGCTTTTTGGAGAAGATGGCTGTCTCCTCCAAGGAAGGCAATTGGCTCATGCCAGAAGTCGCCGCAGAGTTACTTGAGGCCTATGGCATACCTATAGCCAAAACTGGTGTGGCGGCCTCCGAGGAGGAGGCCGCCACCTTAGCCAAAGAGATCGGTTTTCCGGTCGTCATGAAGATCCGTTCCGATACCATAACCCATAAGACCGATGTCGGCGGGATAGTCTTGAACCTGAAGAACGAAAAGGAGGTCAAAGAGGCCTTCAAGAAGATAAGAGAAAAGATGAAGTCTCTGGGTCAACTGGATGAGATGATGGGAGTGATAATCCAGCCCATGCTGGCCGATGGTCAAGAGGTGATAGTTGGGATGTCGCTTGATCCAACCTTTGGGCCTCTCATAATGCTGGGTCTTGGCGGAACCTACGTCGAACTCATAAAGGATGTGGCCTTTGCCATCCATCCCTTGACCGATATAGATCCGAAGAAGATGCTCGCTCAGCTTAAAGGGAGCCGGCTCCTTACCGGCTGGCGCGGCTCGAAGGAGAGGGATATCATTTCCTTTTGCGACATCATTCTTCGTTTTTCGGTCATGATCTCAGATTTTCCCGAGATAGATCAGGCCGAGATGAATCCGGTCATGGTCTTCGATAAGGGGAGAGGCTGCGCGGTCGTGGACGCCCGCATCTACGTCAAATCCGATGAGGTGGATTAG
- the ruvA gene encoding Holliday junction branch migration protein RuvA, producing the protein MEIKIGRKMISYLEGIIKEKSLDRVVLLTGGVGYELFISGATHGDLKDVGAQASLFVHLHIREDIMQLFGFSSRVEKEMFMKLISVSKVGPKLALSILSSLSLADLTGAIILGDIDLIVSIPGIGKKVAERLILEMKERVEVPASFIGESGIYEDSDYLKAKEALVNLGYSQTEASIALKNEVRKDASVEDMIKAALKRLAKS; encoded by the coding sequence GTGGAGATTAAGATCGGGAGGAAGATGATCTCCTATCTGGAAGGGATCATAAAAGAGAAGTCCTTGGACAGGGTCGTCTTATTGACCGGCGGGGTCGGCTATGAGCTCTTCATATCGGGGGCCACCCATGGGGACCTAAAAGATGTCGGCGCCCAAGCCTCCCTATTTGTCCACCTTCACATCAGAGAAGACATCATGCAGCTCTTTGGCTTTTCGAGCCGGGTTGAAAAAGAGATGTTTATGAAACTCATCTCGGTGTCAAAGGTTGGGCCAAAACTTGCCCTATCCATATTGAGCAGCCTCTCTCTGGCTGATCTTACAGGGGCCATAATTTTAGGCGATATTGACCTCATCGTCAGCATTCCAGGCATCGGCAAGAAGGTGGCCGAGCGGCTGATTTTGGAGATGAAGGAGAGGGTAGAGGTGCCCGCATCTTTCATTGGAGAGAGCGGGATTTACGAAGACTCCGATTACCTGAAGGCAAAAGAGGCATTGGTTAATCTGGGCTACTCTCAGACCGAAGCATCCATTGCGCTCAAGAACGAAGTGCGCAAGGATGCTTCGGTCGAGGATATGATAAAGGCGGCGCTAAAGAGGCTTGCCAAGAGCTAG
- the ruvC gene encoding crossover junction endodeoxyribonuclease RuvC → MIILGIDPGLATTGYGVIDCIGNKISPIDFGCIRTEADLSLALRLSEIFLQTEELIERYAPEEVAIERLFFNSNAKTAFSVGQARGVVLLAMARSNLVIADYTPLEVKQSVVGYGRAEKRQVQEMVKTILNLSVTPRPDDASDALAVAICHFHSRKMKSLK, encoded by the coding sequence TTGATAATCTTAGGGATAGACCCCGGTCTTGCCACAACCGGTTATGGCGTGATCGATTGCATAGGCAACAAGATAAGTCCGATAGACTTCGGGTGCATCAGGACCGAGGCGGACTTAAGTCTGGCTCTGCGCCTAAGTGAAATCTTTCTTCAGACCGAGGAGCTGATAGAGAGGTATGCTCCAGAAGAGGTGGCCATCGAGCGCCTCTTCTTCAATTCCAACGCAAAGACCGCCTTTTCGGTCGGCCAGGCGAGAGGGGTTGTTCTTTTGGCCATGGCAAGATCGAATCTTGTCATCGCCGACTATACTCCGCTTGAGGTCAAGCAATCGGTTGTCGGTTATGGCCGGGCTGAGAAGAGACAGGTCCAAGAGATGGTCAAGACCATACTAAACTTAAGCGTTACGCCAAGGCCCGATGACGCTTCGGATGCCCTGGCGGTCGCAATATGCCATTTTCACTCAAGGAAGATGAAATCGCTTAAGTAA
- a CDS encoding 1,4-dihydroxy-6-naphthoate synthase, producing MKRISLGFSPCPNDTFIFYALVNGLLKQNGPSFDPHIEDVQKLNEMAFEGELDVSKLSFAAFGHLLDDYVLLNSGAAIGRDSGPLIIAKKPLKKRDLPSKRMAAPGEFTTASLLLKLYCPTLGRPIQMRFDEIIPSILSGRVDAGVIIHESRFIFAEKGLFQVADLGEWWQDETGLPLPLGAIFAKKSLGREMIKTIERLIKMSLEFALADPDGPMDYVRRYASELNDDVIKSHITLYVNDFSLSLKGEGVRAVSRLLEMGSKAGLFPRCSGDFMLD from the coding sequence TTGAAACGGATTAGCCTGGGCTTCTCCCCCTGTCCCAACGATACCTTCATCTTCTACGCCTTGGTAAACGGCCTTCTTAAGCAAAATGGTCCCTCCTTCGACCCACATATCGAAGATGTTCAGAAGCTGAACGAGATGGCCTTTGAGGGGGAGCTTGATGTCAGTAAGCTCTCGTTTGCCGCCTTCGGCCATCTGCTCGATGATTATGTCCTCTTAAACAGCGGGGCGGCCATCGGTCGAGACTCCGGCCCCCTGATTATCGCCAAAAAGCCCCTGAAAAAGAGAGATCTCCCAAGCAAGAGGATGGCCGCCCCGGGAGAATTTACGACTGCAAGTCTCCTCCTAAAGCTCTATTGCCCGACTTTGGGTAGGCCGATTCAGATGCGTTTTGATGAGATAATTCCATCCATCCTGAGTGGACGGGTCGATGCGGGGGTAATAATCCATGAGAGCAGGTTCATCTTTGCCGAAAAGGGCCTCTTCCAAGTGGCCGATTTGGGTGAGTGGTGGCAGGATGAGACCGGCCTACCCCTGCCCTTGGGCGCAATCTTTGCCAAAAAGAGCCTTGGGCGGGAGATGATTAAGACGATCGAACGCCTAATCAAAATGAGTTTGGAGTTTGCCCTAGCCGATCCGGATGGACCGATGGATTACGTTCGGAGGTATGCCAGCGAATTGAATGATGACGTCATAAAGAGCCACATCACTCTCTACGTGAACGATTTTTCTCTAAGCCTCAAAGGCGAAGGCGTAAGGGCCGTGAGCCGTCTGCTCGAAATGGGGTCGAAAGCTGGCCTCTTCCCTCGTTGCAGTGGCGACTTTATGTTGGACTGA
- a CDS encoding papain-like cysteine protease family protein — MLKSLKRAFDSLNLGSGRKERGVLLAVIALALILPFMIPLFFNQPTAGRRKVLSVPKFCQAPYSHLCGATVASMTSAYLLGDEIDRDTEIAKGLFGKDDFDRPLFIEDIVEGIDRLAAHRAKIKREPLSFKAVEYQIDSGFPIIVVACHKGLNFSHAELIVGYDRAKGAVIYHDPWDGKEYSRNYLDYVSSDRKYWLYSAYFG; from the coding sequence ATGTTAAAAAGTTTAAAAAGGGCCTTTGATTCACTCAACTTGGGCTCCGGACGCAAAGAGAGAGGCGTTCTCCTTGCCGTGATCGCGCTGGCCCTGATCCTCCCCTTCATGATCCCGCTCTTTTTTAACCAGCCCACAGCGGGAAGAAGAAAGGTTTTGAGCGTCCCCAAATTCTGCCAAGCTCCCTACAGTCATCTTTGCGGTGCGACCGTCGCCTCGATGACATCGGCCTATCTTTTGGGCGACGAGATCGATAGGGATACCGAGATAGCTAAAGGGCTCTTTGGAAAGGATGATTTCGACCGGCCCCTCTTCATTGAGGATATCGTCGAGGGGATCGACCGATTGGCCGCCCATCGGGCCAAGATCAAGCGGGAACCCTTGAGCTTCAAGGCGGTAGAATACCAGATAGATTCGGGGTTTCCCATAATCGTTGTCGCCTGCCACAAGGGTCTCAATTTCTCTCACGCCGAACTCATTGTCGGCTACGATAGGGCAAAAGGGGCGGTCATCTACCATGATCCCTGGGATGGCAAGGAGTATAGCCGGAATTATCTAGATTATGTCAGCAGCGACAGGAAATACTGGCTATACTCGGCCTATTTCGGCTAG
- the ruvB gene encoding Holliday junction branch migration DNA helicase RuvB, whose protein sequence is MLGGHLTEEEIEYDRSLRPKLLSEFIGQESAKKQLSIYIEAARNRKEALDHVLLSGPPGLGKTTLATIIANEMGTNIKITSGPALERAGDLAAILTNLEPFDALFIDEIHRLNRSVEEILYPAMEDFELDIIIGKGPSARSLRLDIPHFTLVGATTRTGLITSPLRDRFGVQARLDHYAASELKEIIIRSASILCIGIDDGGAEEIAKRSRGTPRIANRLLKRVRDYAQVKCDGTIDQVVATEALSFFEVDKEGLDKLDQKLLLVLIEKFKGRPVGLTTLATALGEEPGTIEDVYEPYLLQLGFLMRTPRGRVATEKAYDHLGIGYSASNESLF, encoded by the coding sequence ATGCTGGGCGGTCACCTGACCGAAGAAGAGATAGAGTATGACAGAAGCCTGCGCCCTAAGCTTCTTAGCGAATTCATCGGCCAGGAGAGCGCAAAAAAACAGCTTAGCATCTATATTGAGGCTGCCAGAAATAGAAAAGAGGCTCTAGATCACGTCCTTCTATCGGGCCCGCCGGGACTCGGCAAGACGACCCTGGCCACCATTATCGCAAATGAGATGGGCACAAACATCAAGATAACCTCGGGCCCGGCCTTGGAGCGGGCGGGAGATCTGGCGGCCATTTTGACCAATCTTGAGCCCTTCGACGCCCTCTTCATCGATGAGATACATCGCTTAAACAGGTCGGTCGAGGAGATTCTCTACCCAGCCATGGAGGACTTCGAGCTCGATATAATCATCGGAAAGGGGCCGAGCGCAAGATCACTGCGCCTCGATATCCCACATTTCACTCTGGTCGGAGCGACGACAAGAACCGGCCTTATAACCTCACCACTACGCGACCGCTTCGGCGTCCAAGCCAGGCTTGATCACTATGCGGCCTCCGAACTGAAGGAGATAATCATCCGCTCCGCTTCCATACTCTGCATAGGGATAGATGACGGTGGGGCCGAAGAGATCGCCAAACGTTCGCGCGGAACGCCCAGGATAGCAAATAGGCTCCTAAAGAGGGTTCGTGATTACGCTCAAGTCAAATGCGACGGCACCATAGACCAGGTGGTCGCCACCGAAGCTCTCTCCTTCTTCGAGGTGGACAAGGAGGGGCTGGACAAGCTGGACCAGAAGCTGCTTCTGGTTCTGATCGAGAAGTTCAAGGGAAGGCCCGTCGGTCTGACGACTCTGGCAACCGCTCTGGGCGAAGAGCCTGGTACGATCGAGGATGTCTACGAGCCCTATCTTCTGCAACTGGGTTTTTTGATGCGTACGCCGCGTGGCCGGGTAGCCACCGAGAAAGCCTATGACCACCTGGGAATCGGATATTCAGCCAGCAACGAGTCCCTATTCTAA